In Candidatus Cloacimonadota bacterium, the genomic stretch ATGGGAGAGGCATATACAGCTGTTACAGACGATATTTCTTCAGTTTATTGGAATCCGGCAGGTTTGGCCATTAAATCACAAAACCAGTTTTTGTTTTCCCACACTGAATGGTTAGCTGGAATCAGGTATGAATATTTTGCTGCTTCCAAGATCACAGGTTTAGGAACTTTTGCCTTAAGTGCTGCCGCTCTCCACATGGGCTGGATGGATGTTATCGATGAAGATACTTTTGCTCCAACCGGTGAAAAATTTACTTGCAGCGATTTTGCAGTCGGCTTATCTTATGCCAGTTCATTTACAGATAAATTCTCTTTTGGATTTACTACCAAATATTTACGAGAAAATCTGGATGAATTTAATGTAAACGGAGTAGCTGTTGATATTGGTTCTCTCTATAATACAGGTTGGAAAAATATCACCATAGGAATGTCACTCAGGAATTTTGGTCCAAATCTTCAATTCAGACTGGATGACGATTCTGATGGAAATATCGATGAAGACCCTTTCGATCTGCTCGATAATGATGGAGATGGCTTGATCGACGAAGATAGGGAAGAACTTCCTTTCAAGGTTCCGATGAATTTTTCTTTAGGAATTTCAGGTG encodes the following:
- a CDS encoding PorV/PorQ family protein, with the translated sequence MRKNIGILLVMILVPIMLTAEIFPKTGTAGLQFLKLGIDARAIGMGEAYTAVTDDISSVYWNPAGLAIKSQNQFLFSHTEWLAGIRYEYFAASKITGLGTFALSAAALHMGWMDVIDEDTFAPTGEKFTCSDFAVGLSYASSFTDKFSFGFTTKYLRENLDEFNVNGVAVDIGSLYNTGWKNITIGMSLRNFGPNLQFRLDDDSDGNIDEDPFDLLDNDGDGLIDEDREELPFKVPMNFSLGISGDLLRSEGQVLIASAQLDNCVDRMETYNVGFEYKLGTFKIRSGYQFNYDAAGLSAGFGWTVPTSFAVIDIDYAYTDMGDLTESFLKTPHRLSIKFLY